The sequence CTGTCGCGAGGGCTCGGTGGTCAGCAGTTGGAACAGCGTGGGTGGGGAGGGGATGTCCAGCAGCGCGGTGGCCGTGTAGGAGCCGGTCACCAGCACGCCAAGCGCCACCGGCAGTGCGATGAGGGTGCGCCGTAGTGCGCGCCGTGCCCGCGGCTTCGCGGAACGCGAGGCGGCCACGGTGCGGTCGGTCGGCTCCACGGCCCGGGTGGTGGGACCGGCAGCGGAAGCGGACCGGGAGCTGGCTGCCGGTTCGGGACCGCTGTCCTGGGGGGCTTTCTGGTCCATGTCGACAGCCTCGTCAGCCTCATCGGCGGCTTCCACAGCAGGGCGGTGGTCAGACATCGGCGTCGTCCTTGGGGGTGGTGCGGGCGGTTGCGTCAACGGCCAGCCAGAACGCCTCCATCAGCGTCTGGAAGACGGCCTCGTCGTCCTGCGCGGCCAGGTGGGGCAGGTGCGCGGTGATGGCCGGATAGCGCTCGGGGGAGATGGTGGCGTACGCCCCGGCCCAGGCACGCTCGTCGGCGGCGCGCACCTCCTGCGGGAGCGCGGCATACCCGGCACGCATGCCCGCGTACGCCAGCACGGTGTCGGCGAGCATCCGTTGGTAGCGGGCCACACTGCCCTCGTCCAGACCGATGTCCTCCAGCGCCGTGAGCATCGTCTCCATCGCGGCGAACTCCCCCGGGCCGCGGGTGGTCCGGCACGCGACGGCCGCACCGACGTACGGGTGGGCCTCAAAGACCTCCACCAGGGAACGGGCCAGCTCCTGCAGAACCTCCCGCGGCCCCAAGCTGTCGGGCACACGCTCCACGGCCATTGCCAGCAGCCGGTCACCCACCGCCAGCAGCAGCGCGTCCCGGTCCGCGAAATGCCGCCAGACTGCCGATCGGTCCACGCCCAGTTCCTCTCCCAGAGCCCGTCCGGTCAGCCCGTCCGGCTCCGCCCGCGCCGCGATCCGCACGGCCGCCTCCACGATCAGCTCCGGCGACAACCGCACCGCCCGGCCCTTGCCCACAGCCATGTCCGTCCCTCACTCTCGCAAACATCAGTGTTGTCATCAATGATGACAACACTGCGGTGGGATGGTCAACTCTGGAGTGCGACCATGAATGCGGCGACGTTCGGGAAGGGCCTATCAGTCGGACGCAGGCAGTCGAGGCGATCGCTGCCGCCAGCCCCAGCGCGAGGCTCTGTGATCACCGGGGAGACCTGTGCCTGTCCTTCCGTCATGGCTGACCGAACCGCTGTGGGACCAGTTCTCGGTGCTGCTGCCCCAGCGGCCGCTCTACCACCCGGACCATCCTCTGCGCTGCCACCGTCCGCGCATCAGTGACCGGATCGTGTTCGACAAGCTTCTGCAGTTGCTGCGGTTCGGCTGCCCCTACGAGGCGATCGCTGATACGGCCTGCTCGGCCAGCGCCATCCGCAGCCGTCGCGACGAGTGGATCCGCCTCGGCATTTTCAGCCAGTTGAAGCAGATCGCGCTCGACTCCTACGACCGCATCGTCGGCCTAATGCTGGATCAGGTCGCCATCGATGGCTCCCTCACCAAGGCCCCCGGCGGCGGTGAGGTCGCCGGGCGCTCCCCGGTCGACCGGGGAAAACAGGGCCTGAAACGCTCCGGCATGACAGACGGCTACGGACTCCCGCTCGGCCGTGTTCTGGCCGGGG is a genomic window of Streptomyces gilvosporeus containing:
- a CDS encoding IS5 family transposase, producing MPVLPSWLTEPLWDQFSVLLPQRPLYHPDHPLRCHRPRISDRIVFDKLLQLLRFGCPYEAIADTACSASAIRSRRDEWIRLGIFSQLKQIALDSYDRIVGLMLDQVAIDGSLTKAPGGGEVAGRSPVDRGKQGLKRSGMTDGYGLPLGRVLAGANCHDSPLLAPTLDRLAELGPLPDDITVNLDAGYDSNKTRALLDERGLHGRIAHKGEKAPIKASRRWHVERTHAWQNAFHRLSRCYERRAVVIDAFFDLADTIIIVRSLIRRSWTTHRWDNRPGRRP
- a CDS encoding TetR/AcrR family transcriptional regulator — its product is MAVGKGRAVRLSPELIVEAAVRIAARAEPDGLTGRALGEELGVDRSAVWRHFADRDALLLAVGDRLLAMAVERVPDSLGPREVLQELARSLVEVFEAHPYVGAAVACRTTRGPGEFAAMETMLTALEDIGLDEGSVARYQRMLADTVLAYAGMRAGYAALPQEVRAADERAWAGAYATISPERYPAITAHLPHLAAQDDEAVFQTLMEAFWLAVDATARTTPKDDADV